The Planococcus halocryophilus nucleotide sequence TATCCCCAACAAAACTGCGATCAATTTTTATGCGGTCAAATGAAAATTGCCTCAAATAACTAAGGGAGGTAAAGCCTGTACCAAAATCGTCAATTGACATCGATACACCTAGTTCTTTTAACTGGTGTAAACTGCTTTTCAGAAGTTCTGTATCAACCAACAAAATGCTTTCCGTTACTTCTAGTTCCAACCACTGGGCGTTTAGTCCGGTTTCTTTTAGAATCTCAATAACGGTCTGCACAAAATCGAGTTGTTGCAATTGGATTGTTGAGATGTTGACACAGATTTTAATCGGTGTTTGACCTTGATCTTGCCATGCTTTATTTTGTGCGCATGCTGTATAGAGAACCCATCTTCCCAGAGATACGATTTGGCCAGTCTCTTCAGAAATCGGAATAAAGAAATCCGGAGGGATAAACCCGAGATCTGGGTGGTTCCAGCGGATTAATGCTTCCATGGCACTTAATCGATTATTTTTCAAATCGATGATGGGCTGATAATGAAGTGACATTTCTTGCTTGGTGAGAGCTGATTTCAACTCTCTTTCAATGGTTAGTCGATAAACTGACTGTTGGTCCAGTTCTTCAGAATAAACCGTATACTGTGCGATTTTGTGTTTTTTAGTGTAGTTCATCGCGGAGTCCGCTTTCTTGATTAGCTCATCTACACTTTCATCGGGACCGCTGCTAAAAGCTATCCCGATACTCCCGGTAATGGATACCGAATGTCCAAAGGCTTCAAAAGGTTTGGCTAATGCGTCATTAAATCGCGCTGCTAGCTGGAAAACTTGAGGTTGTTCCAATCCTTTTAACAGAACTGCAAATTCATCGCCCGCAAATCGTCCCACCGTACAACTTGGATCAATATTTTCGGATAACCGGTGCGCAACATCTTTTAAAAATTCGTCGCCGAACTGATGGCCGAACGAATCGTTGATCAATTTAAATCGATCTAAATTAATGAAAAACACAGCAAGTTTCTTTTCGTTGTAATCTTTGCTTTCTATCGCCCGTTTTACATGATCTTCAAACAAGGTACGGTTTGGTAAACGCGTCAGGGGATCGAAAAAACCCATTCCTTCCATCAGCTTTTTATAGTCTGTTTCAACAGTGATGTCTTTCGCAATTCCATAAGCACCTACAATGTTGCCACCTGACTTCATGGGGAAATTGGTTACCAGCAACGTTCTAGTTTCTCCATCTTTTCGAATCATGCTAATTTCATAAGTACTCGCGTTTCCATTTAACGCGTTGTGAAAGTGAAAAAAGGCTTTTGGTAAATCTTCTGAAACTATAAAGGGAGTGAAAGACAGTTGCAATATTTCTTCCTTGGTGTAACCCGAAATTATTTCGCAACCCGGGTTGGCTGATTGAAAATTCCCTTCCATATCAAAAGTAAATATCGCATCTGGGTTATAGGTAAAGAGCGAATCAAGTCGTTCTTCTTTTTCTTTTAATTTTAGATCGGCTGTTACTTCAGCTGTAATGTCGATCACAGTGCCAAACAGCACGTTTTTACCTTGCCACTTCTTTTTAGTGGAATGGATTTCAACATGAAGTAATTGACCGTCACTTCTGTAAATTCTTACACGGTAACGTGCAAAAGCGTCTTTACTATCATATTCAGTAAATATTCGCTGTTGAATAATTGATAAATCTTCTGGGTGAATTAAGTTTTCTAAAGTAACTGTGCCATTTAAAATTCCCTTTTCCTCATAGCCCACTAATTTGCAGAAATGTGGATTTACGTAGGAGTAAGTTGAACCATTTAGTACATACAGACTGATGGGAATTTGTTGAACAATGTCATCAAACAAATCCTCGTACAACAATTCAGTTGATAATGGCAATTTTTTGTGTATGGAAGTGTCCACGTTGTTATTGTCATTCTTCACAAATTTGGTCTCCTTGTCATCCGAAATTTTCTACCATCTTCTCGTAGCCCCGCACATCAATAAGTATTTATGTTAAGTATAATAAAGGAATTTTCAAACTAATACCATTTATATTTTAAATTAACTAATTTTTATAAACAAAAAACTAAGTTATTTGTGGTTTACCCGATATTGCCTTGGTGTAACACCCACAACTTTCTTAAATGCCGCTTGAAACTGCGTATCGCTTTTGTATCCAATTTTACTAGCTATCTTGGAGACAGAACTATCACTCGTACATAGTAAGTATTTCGCTGTATTGATACGACAAGAGATGATGTATTGGAGCGGACTCACACCGGTAACTTGCTTAAAAAGACGTGCTAATTGATATTTATTGAACTCAAATCGCGTAGCAAGTTCTTCTAATGACAGCGATTTTGTATAGTTTTCCTCCATATAATGCTTGATCTCTTGAATCGTTTCTTCCGAATTTGAGTAACCGAATGATTCTTGTTTATTCGCAGAGCGGAATACGTGTAGCAAGATCGAGTTGATCAAGTGATGTGCCATTTGGTTAGAGTCAGGTCGTGGATGTTCTTGTTCTTGCTTCAATTGCATTAAGAGCGAATTCAAGCTGTCAATTTCACTGATAGGAATAATAGGTGGTAATTCGGCGTAACTTTTAGGGATTTGGGCACTAAAGGTGAGTCGATAGCCACTTTGCATGTCAGAAGCAGCATACAGTTGCTCATGCCAAGATCCTGCTTGTATGAAAAGAACAGTTCCAGCAGGGGCTAAATAGGTTTGTCCATCAATTTTGCAGTGAACCGTTCCAGCTACCACTAACAGCAATTCCACTGTTGCGGGGTGGTGGTGGAGCGGGTGATATTCCGACGTACCATATGGGATAGAAAAAGATTGAATGCTATGAAATAAGGTTGGATTTGTGGCTGCAGACAATTAAATCGCTCATTTCTTTTTCTTTAAGTTTAGCAAGAATTGATAAGAAAATCTGTATAATACCGATAAATTTAAAGATAATTTCAATAGTCGATACAAGAATTGATAGGAAATCTATTAAAGATAAAGATTTTCAAGTAGAATAGCTTTAAAAACCATTTTTAGATATGAATATTCTGATAATTATACTAAAATAAATGTAAGATAATCGAATAAAAAAAGAAAGAAGGTTGAGTATGATGAAGCAATTATGGATTAATTTACCTGTTAACGATTTAAATCGATCGAAGGAGTTTTTCAGCAATATTGGAATACCAATCATGGAAAGTCACAGTGAGTCAGATCAAATGCTAGGTTTATTAATCGGCAATCCACAAGTACAAATCATGTTATTTACAGACGAGCAATTTAAAGGGTTTACGCAAAATGAGTTAACAGACACAAACGAGTCGACAGAAGTATTATTTTCCATCTCAGTAGAGACTAAAGAAGAACTTGATGAGACGATTGGAAAAGTGAAACAAGCAGGTGGATTTGTGTTTGGCGAGCCGACACAGCGAAATGGATTGTACGGCGCAGGATTTGCAGATTTGGATGGACATCGGTGGAATTTGCTGGTGATGTAGTTTAGCGAAGTTTGTAAGTTTAAGCTACCTAAATATGTGAACATGATGATTTGTATTTAGAACGAAATTTTTACAAAGAAATGTTACTGAAGAATTTTTAAAACCAAAATTCTTCAGTAACTAAATTTGCTGATCAATTGTAAAATTATAAACAACGTTAAACAGAAAATGCTACAAAGACAGTTAAACTAGAAATCAGCTTAAAATGACGAAAAACGACGAAAAAAACAATTCCGTCTCACTGTCTTGAGTATACTCATTAAGTGAAACGATACTTCCGATAATTTATATTATGTAAACTTAAATTAAATTTTACTAAAAGAGCACTTTTTATCTTAACTTCTCCTCTTACCTTGTTTCATCTATTAGCGTTTTTATATGCGTAAGCCGTTAAAGAATTTTATAACCGTATTAGATCTAGATCAATCAATATAAAAAACTGCACCTGTTCTTAGGTTGCAGTTTTTTAATTTATATTTAGATTATCTATATACAAACTGTTTAATTGAGTTTCAAATTCATACGTCAAAAATGCACTTGGGTCTACTGACGATAAAACCTCTTGGTTATTTGAAGAAATCGCTGCATCAAGCTTTTTAACATCACTTATACAACTCCACCTTTGATAAATTAATTGATGCAGGTTTTCTCATGTATTGCTGCGTTTCATATCGCGTATTGCTTGAATCGACAATCGAACAAGCAATATGACACACAGAAACAGTCCAGTATAGGCTGCCGTATTCAAGTAAACAGCATAAGCATTATTGATAAACTGTGCAATGGCTAGTAATGCGGCTGAAATCAGTCCAAATGTTATCCCAGAAAACAATAACACGAAACGCGAAAACAGTTGTAAGACGAAATTGGCGTTATGTTTATCCGAAAAGACATCATGGTGGAGAATCATTTTGCCACCTTCAATGCGCTGTATCAGCTGATCGGCGCGTTTTGGCAATTTCATCAATTCTGGAATTAATAATGCTAACTCTTCTTCTACTCTTTGTTTCGTTTCACGCGGTTCTTTAAATGGCTTTTTCAAGACTGCGGTTTTGTATTTTTTCGCGAACACTTTTGCTTCGGTAAACATATCAAATTTCGGATCTATCGTGTGTAAAGTGCCGTCAAGGCTGATTAATGACCGGAGCGCCATTCCAACTGATGGATAAAATGATAACCCAAATTCACGAACAATATCAAACATTGCATGAATCAGTTCTTCGGTTTGAATTTTATCCACATAGGCAATTTTCAACAGCAATTGACCTACTGATTGTTCAATTTTTTGCCGGTCAATATGACTATTGTCTTCTACTAGCACGTTAATCGCATCACAAATGACTTCTGCGTCGTTTTGTTGCACACCGATGATAAAGAGGTTTAGTCCGTCTTGCTGCTGCGCTGCGAGACGACCAACAGCTCCAAAATCCAGTAAAATAGGCTTTCCGTCTTGTTCATCAATAAAAATATTACCTGGATGCGGATCCGCATGAAAAATACCTGAAAACAGCATTTGCTCAAAAAACGAAAACAATACCGTCCGACCAAATTGTTTTTGATCGATTGAAAACTGATCAAAAACAGCTTGTCCTCGCGAAATGCTTTTGCCTTTAAAATACTGCATGACGATTAAATTATCGTTACAATATTCCTGAAAAACATGCGGGATTTTCACTGGATAATCACTTTTTCTTAAGGCATTTGCGACTTGAATGGTATTACGCGTTTCAATTTCAAAGTTGATTTCTTCACGCAAGCCGTTCGCAAAGCCGACAGCTAACTCGCGGAAACCGATGTTCTCAGCCCATGTGGATTTACTTGTCACCCATTCTGCAAACTCAACAAGAATATCTAAATCGTTGCGCATGACGCCTTTTACTTCAGGACGCAGTAGTTTGACAACAACTTTTTCTTGTGTCGATTTCAATACAGCTTGATGAACTTGTCCA carries:
- a CDS encoding bifunctional diguanylate cyclase/phosphodiesterase — protein: MKNDNNNVDTSIHKKLPLSTELLYEDLFDDIVQQIPISLYVLNGSTYSYVNPHFCKLVGYEEKGILNGTVTLENLIHPEDLSIIQQRIFTEYDSKDAFARYRVRIYRSDGQLLHVEIHSTKKKWQGKNVLFGTVIDITAEVTADLKLKEKEERLDSLFTYNPDAIFTFDMEGNFQSANPGCEIISGYTKEEILQLSFTPFIVSEDLPKAFFHFHNALNGNASTYEISMIRKDGETRTLLVTNFPMKSGGNIVGAYGIAKDITVETDYKKLMEGMGFFDPLTRLPNRTLFEDHVKRAIESKDYNEKKLAVFFINLDRFKLINDSFGHQFGDEFLKDVAHRLSENIDPSCTVGRFAGDEFAVLLKGLEQPQVFQLAARFNDALAKPFEAFGHSVSITGSIGIAFSSGPDESVDELIKKADSAMNYTKKHKIAQYTVYSEELDQQSVYRLTIERELKSALTKQEMSLHYQPIIDLKNNRLSAMEALIRWNHPDLGFIPPDFFIPISEETGQIVSLGRWVLYTACAQNKAWQDQGQTPIKICVNISTIQLQQLDFVQTVIEILKETGLNAQWLELEVTESILLVDTELLKSSLHQLKELGVSMSIDDFGTGFTSLSYLRQFSFDRIKIDRSFVGDISNDLNGKAITATIIALAHTLNMTVVAEGIEDDTQLAFLQGKKCDEGQGYYFGRPLPAELHDLTTVYKK
- a CDS encoding AraC family transcriptional regulator gives rise to the protein MSAATNPTLFHSIQSFSIPYGTSEYHPLHHHPATVELLLVVAGTVHCKIDGQTYLAPAGTVLFIQAGSWHEQLYAASDMQSGYRLTFSAQIPKSYAELPPIIPISEIDSLNSLLMQLKQEQEHPRPDSNQMAHHLINSILLHVFRSANKQESFGYSNSEETIQEIKHYMEENYTKSLSLEELATRFEFNKYQLARLFKQVTGVSPLQYIISCRINTAKYLLCTSDSSVSKIASKIGYKSDTQFQAAFKKVVGVTPRQYRVNHK
- a CDS encoding VOC family protein, with amino-acid sequence MMKQLWINLPVNDLNRSKEFFSNIGIPIMESHSESDQMLGLLIGNPQVQIMLFTDEQFKGFTQNELTDTNESTEVLFSISVETKEELDETIGKVKQAGGFVFGEPTQRNGLYGAGFADLDGHRWNLLVM
- a CDS encoding ABC1 kinase family protein, yielding MIYFIMLLELLVIAFFIYYVSGRLMGSKVNFTKRILSVLLGVSLTTFVYWYSYLRHTEFLSEGIGFAVADASAIIWVGSMLLISMLFYLFFELFDPMELGERGERITGQKFIVQRLRHRWRRQKRLSQVLEIAVRNGFSRTIRYARHRESNRDFAIAFRDTLEQSGGIFIKFGQVLSTRTELFSPVFIEELETLQQDVKPLTSEQVTTILKKSLSAGVEDVFSEFNMEPLAAGSIGQVHQAVLKSTQEKVVVKLLRPEVKGVMRNDLDILVEFAEWVTSKSTWAENIGFRELAVGFANGLREEINFEIETRNTIQVANALRKSDYPVKIPHVFQEYCNDNLIVMQYFKGKSISRGQAVFDQFSIDQKQFGRTVLFSFFEQMLFSGIFHADPHPGNIFIDEQDGKPILLDFGAVGRLAAQQQDGLNLFIIGVQQNDAEVICDAINVLVEDNSHIDRQKIEQSVGQLLLKIAYVDKIQTEELIHAMFDIVREFGLSFYPSVGMALRSLISLDGTLHTIDPKFDMFTEAKVFAKKYKTAVLKKPFKEPRETKQRVEEELALLIPELMKLPKRADQLIQRIEGGKMILHHDVFSDKHNANFVLQLFSRFVLLFSGITFGLISAALLAIAQFINNAYAVYLNTAAYTGLFLCVILLVRLSIQAIRDMKRSNT